GCAGTCGAGCAGTACGACAACGCGGGCCAGGTGTGTCTCGCCGGGACGAGGCTTCTCGTCCAGGAGCCGGCGTACGACGCGTTTCTGGAGCGCTTCCTGGAAAAGGCCCGCCTTTTGGTTCAGGGCGACCCGCGTGATGAGAAGACTGATATCGGACCGCAAATTTCCCGCGAGCATCTCGAGCGCATCGATGGGTTCGTGCGTCGCGCCAAGGACGCGGGAGCGGAGTGTGTGCTGGGCGGCGGCCCGAACGAGCAGCTCGGCGGCCTCTATTACCGGCCCACTCTCTTCGTAAGAGTGCCGGATGGAGCCGAGGTCCTGAGTCGTGAGGTTTTCGGTCCCGTCCTCACCTTGCAGTCGTTTCGCCACGAGGACGAAGCAATCGAAAGGGCGAACGACACCGAGTACGGCCTCGCCGCCGTCGTCTTTACCGGCGATCGCGAGCGGGCGAAGCGCGTGGCTCGAGGGCTCGTTTGCGGAACGGTTTGGGTGAACTGCTTCTTCGTACGCGATCTCAGGGCTCCTTTCGGGGGTGCGAAGGCGTCGGGCATCGGGCGCGAGGGTGGCGACTGGAGCTTCGATTTCTTCTGCGACGTCAAGAACACCGTGACGTCACCCCATCACTGGAGAAATCCGTGAGCGGCGAGTATCAGCGGATTCGGCTGTTATGGCCCGATCACCTGGGCCTCGCACGGGGGAAATACCTTACAGCACGAGCGACGACCTCGACCGGCCACTGCATCTCTCTCTTCGCGCTCGGATTCGATCGCAACATGACGCCCCACGACGGTGCTTTCT
This is a stretch of genomic DNA from Vicinamibacteria bacterium. It encodes these proteins:
- a CDS encoding aldehyde dehydrogenase family protein, yielding AVEQYDNAGQVCLAGTRLLVQEPAYDAFLERFLEKARLLVQGDPRDEKTDIGPQISREHLERIDGFVRRAKDAGAECVLGGGPNEQLGGLYYRPTLFVRVPDGAEVLSREVFGPVLTLQSFRHEDEAIERANDTEYGLAAVVFTGDRERAKRVARGLVCGTVWVNCFFVRDLRAPFGGAKASGIGREGGDWSFDFFCDVKNTVTSPHHWRNP